The proteins below are encoded in one region of Alistipes communis:
- a CDS encoding GatB/YqeY domain-containing protein, which translates to MSLEQQISKGIMEAMKAKEPVRLQTLRNIKKYIIEAKTAGTEIAELPDADVVKIIAKLAKQGSDSAEIYRQQNRADLAEEELAQVAVMQEFLPRQLSPEELTEAVRAVIAEVGATSVKEMGKVMGVASKRLAGQADGKDISAKVRELLG; encoded by the coding sequence ATGTCACTCGAACAACAAATCTCGAAGGGTATCATGGAGGCCATGAAGGCCAAGGAGCCCGTGCGTCTGCAAACGCTGCGCAACATCAAGAAGTACATCATCGAGGCGAAAACCGCCGGTACGGAGATCGCCGAACTGCCCGACGCCGACGTGGTGAAGATCATCGCCAAGCTGGCCAAGCAGGGGAGCGACTCGGCCGAGATCTACCGCCAGCAGAACCGTGCCGATCTGGCCGAGGAGGAGCTGGCGCAGGTGGCCGTGATGCAGGAGTTCCTGCCCCGGCAGCTGTCGCCCGAGGAGTTGACCGAAGCCGTGCGTGCCGTCATCGCCGAAGTGGGCGCCACCTCGGTCAAGGAGATGGGAAAGGTCATGGGCGTTGCCTCGAAGCGGCTTGCCGGACAGGCCGACGGCAAGGACATTTCGGCCAAAGTCCGGGAGCTGTTGGGCTGA
- a CDS encoding transporter, producing the protein MTFPHPHSLRTVSMPLGMVVGAMFCRPIAALETASGGMITPSLIFLMLFFTFCRVDVRSMRLQPLHLWLLTAQIVFSVAVYGILLPFSPTVAQGGMICVLTPIAMAAVVIGGMLGADIVSMTTFSLLCNMTIAVVAPFILSVVGSGDCSLAVILARVAPLLILPFAAAQGCRALIPKVSGWVAAHSQISFYLWLVSLTVIIGRTTTFILDHPEADGAVETALAATALVICLVQFRFGRWLGRRYGDAVAGGQSLGQKNTVLAVWMAQSFLDPISSVAPTAYIVWQNFVNSYQIYKKDREAVKNQI; encoded by the coding sequence ATGACCTTCCCGCATCCGCATAGCCTCCGCACCGTTTCGATGCCGCTCGGTATGGTGGTCGGGGCGATGTTCTGCCGGCCGATCGCGGCGTTGGAAACGGCCAGCGGCGGAATGATTACCCCGTCGCTCATCTTCCTGATGCTCTTTTTCACCTTCTGCCGCGTCGACGTGCGCAGTATGCGGCTGCAACCGCTTCACCTCTGGCTGCTGACGGCGCAGATCGTTTTCAGCGTGGCCGTTTACGGGATTCTGCTGCCGTTCAGCCCGACAGTAGCGCAAGGCGGGATGATCTGCGTGCTGACACCCATCGCAATGGCCGCCGTCGTGATCGGCGGAATGCTGGGCGCCGACATCGTTTCGATGACCACGTTCAGCCTGCTCTGCAACATGACGATCGCCGTCGTCGCACCCTTCATCCTCTCGGTGGTCGGCAGCGGCGACTGCTCGCTGGCCGTCATACTGGCCAGGGTCGCGCCGCTGCTGATCCTGCCCTTCGCCGCCGCACAGGGCTGCCGCGCCTTAATACCGAAGGTAAGCGGCTGGGTGGCCGCCCACAGTCAGATTTCGTTCTACCTGTGGCTCGTGTCGCTGACGGTCATCATCGGCCGCACGACGACCTTCATTCTGGATCATCCCGAGGCCGACGGCGCCGTCGAGACCGCGTTGGCTGCCACGGCGCTCGTGATCTGCCTCGTGCAGTTCAGGTTCGGCCGCTGGCTGGGACGTCGCTACGGCGATGCGGTCGCCGGCGGACAGTCGCTCGGACAGAAGAATACGGTGCTGGCCGTCTGGATGGCGCAATCGTTTCTCGATCCGATCTCGTCGGTCGCTCCGACGGCCTATATCGTGTGGCAGAACTTCGTGAATAGTTATCAGATCTATAAAAAGGACAGAGAAGCGGTGAAAAATCAAATATAA